A window of Candidatus Avedoeria danica genomic DNA:
GCGGCCATAATGGCTCTTAGACGGTTGATCGCGTTCGCGCCCGGAGACGAACGCGATTGGGTTGTTATGCAGAAACAGGAATACATAAAGATGCTGGAGCTGGTGCAAGCAGACATGATGCAGGCCAACGAACTGCTCGTCGAATGGGAGTTGGTCACGCGCGCGGCCCTGCGTCTCTAATATCACGCCACGCGAGCGCGATCCGACCGCCCCCACCTCCTCCGCCACCCCTTCCCCCCCTCCACCGCCCAAAACACCACCGACCCCACCCCCACGCACACCCCCAGCTCCCCCCCGCTCAACGCCACCGTATGCAGCACCGCCTGCAGCGTCCCAACGTAGATCGCCGCCAGCTGTGCCCCGATCGTCAGCGTCACGGCGGCGAACAGTGCCCAGTTGGAGCGCACGCCCAGCCGGAAGACGGACACCCGCTCGGAGCGCACCGCCATCGCGTGGCCCATCTGGCTGAACGTGAGCGTCGTGAAGAGCATCGTCTGCCACGCCGCGTTGCCCGTGCGCCAGCCCCACCAGCCGGCGGCCAGCGACGTGACGCCGAGGAGGGCGCCGACCCACAGGACGTGGGTGGCCAGGCCGCGGCCGAAGACGGACTCGGTCGGCGGGCGCGGCGGGCGGGTCATGACGTCCGGCTCGGCCGGCTCGACGGCCAGCGCCAGGCCGGGCAGGCCGTCCGTCACGAGGTTCACCCACAGGATCTGCAGCGGCAGCAGCGGCAGCGGCATGCCGAGCAGCGGGCCGAGGACCATCACCCAGATCTCGCCCGCGTTGCTGGCCAGGGCGTACTTGATGAAGCGCCGGATGTTGTCGTAGACCACGCGCCCCTGCTCCACGGCGCGCACGATCGTCGCGAAGTCGTCGTCCAACAGGACGATGTCGGCCGCCTCCTTCGTCACGTCCGTGCCCGTGATCCCCATCGCCACGCCGATGTCGGAGCGCTTGAGCGCCGGCGCGTCGTTCACCCCGTCGCCCGTCATCGCCACGACGTGGCCGTGCGCGTGCAGCGCCTCGACGATCCGCAGCTTGTGTTCGGGCGAGACGCGGGCGAAGACCGGCGTGACCTCGGCTGCGTCGGCGAGCTCGGCAGGCGACAGGCGCTCGACCTCGGCGCCGGTGAGGACGGGTGTCGCCGTTCCCGCGGCACCGGCGCCGTCAGCGATCCCGAGCTGGCGCGCGATCTGGAGCGCCGTCAGCGGATGGTCGCCGGTGATCATGATCGGCCGAATCCCCGCCGTCCGGCACAGCGCCACCGCCGCGCGCGCCTCAGGGCGGGGCGGATCGATCATCGCGCACAGGCCGACGAACGTCAGGCGCTCTTCGGACGCCGCGTCCATCGCGGCGTCCGTCGCGCTGTCGACGTCGTCGCCTTTGCCGTCCGCTCCCCCGATGCCCGCCACCGGCCCCATCCGCCGCACCGCCACCCCCAGCACCCGCATCCCGCTCGCCGCCAGACCATCGTGCGCCGCCGCGATCCGTGCGCGCTGCGCCTCATCCAGCGGCGCGCGCCGACCGTCGATCCAGACGCGGTCGGCCAGCTCGAGGACGACGTCGACCGCCCCCTTCGTGAACGCCACGCCCGGCGCCGTGCCGCCGTCCGCGAAGCGCAGCGCGTCCTGAACCGCCGCCGGCAGCGTCGCGGCGTTGGTGACACGATGCACCGTCGTCATCCGCTTGCGCTCGGCGTCGAACGGGCGCTCGGCCGTCCGCGGCAGCGCGGCGGAGAGCGGCTCCTGCCGCAGCCCGAACCGGGCCGCGGCGACGACGAGCGCGCCCTCCGTCGGGTCGCCGACGGCGCGCAGCTCGCCGGGCGTGTCGGTCGACGGGGCGAGCGACGCATCGTTGCACAGCGCGGCGGCGGTCAGCAGCAGGGCGATCGACGGGTGGTCCACCTCACGCTCCGACGCCAGCAGCACCGGTTCGTCGTCCTCCATCCGCTCCTGCAGGTCGACGCGGTGCCCGGCGACGTCGAGGACGACGACCGTCATCCGATTCTCGGTCAGCGTGCCGGTCTTGTCCGAGCAGATCGCCGTGACGGAGCCCAGCGTCTCGACGGCCGGCAGGCGCCGCACAAGCGCCCGCCGCGCCAGCAGCCGCTGGCCGCCGATGGACAGCGCGATCGTCACGACCGTCGGCAGGCCCTCCGGCACGGCGGCGACCGCCAGGCTGAGCGCCGTCATGAGGACGAGCGCCGGCGGCTGGCCGCGCCACAGCCCGATCGCGCCGACCACCGCCACGACGACGATCGCCGCCGCCCCCAAGCCGCGCCCGAGCTGCGCCAGCCGGCGCTGCAGCGGCGTCGCTTCCTCCGGCACGGCCTGCAGCAGATCGGCGATCCGGCCGAGTTCGGTGGCCATGCCGGTTGCGACGACGACCATCACGCCGCGCCCGGCCGTGACCGTCGTCCCCTTGTAGGCCATGTTTGTCCGATCGCCCACCGCCCGCTCGCCCGATGCCGGCTCGCCCGATGCCGGTTCTCCCGATACCGGCACGCCCGAAGTCGACTCGCCCGGCGCCAGCGCGGCCGTCCCCTTGTCGACGGCCTCCGACTCGCCCGTCAGGATCGCTTCGAGCACCCGCAGCGCCGACGCCTCGAACCACCGCCCGTCGGCGGGCACGACCGCGCCCGCCTCGAGCAGCACGACGTCCCCCGGCACGAGGTCCACGGCCGGCCGCTCCGCCACGATGCCGTCCCGCCGCACACGCACGACGGACACCGCCAGCTGCTTGAGCGCCGCCATCGCCCGTTCGGCGCGGTACTCCTGCGCGAAGCCGAGGCCGGTGTTCAGGACGATGATCGCCGCGATCGCGACGGCATCCGCCACATCGCCCAGCACGATCGAGACGGCCCCGGCCACGACGAGCACGAGGACCATCGGCCCCTTGAGCTGCGCCGCGAGGATGCGCCACGCGGATACGCCGGCCCGCTCGACGAGGGCGTTGGGGCCGTGCGCGGTGCGGCGGCGGTCGGCCTCGGCGTCGGTCAGGCCGGCGGCGGGATCGACGCCGAGGTGGGTGGCGATGGCGGAGGGGGGGAGGGTGTGCCAGGAGGTGGACATGGGGCAGGTGAGTCCGTTGGGGGCCGTCGGCGGCGGATCGGCATCGCCTCGATTCTGGCATCGACGTTGGATCGGCGCCACGCCGAGGGTTGTGTCCGTGGCGGTCGCGGGCTATCGTCGCGCACGCATCCAATGCGGTTGCGAACCGTCGCTACGCACGTCGTCAGGAGCTCCGATTGCCCACCCGTGCCCCCTCAGCCCCGCCCCCCGCACCCCTCCCCCGCCACAAGGACCCCTTCCGCATCGTCCTCACCGGCGGCCCCGGCGGCGGCAAGACGACGGCCGCCGACCTGCTCCGGCGCGAGATCGGCGAGCGCGTCGTCGTCGTGCCCGAGGCGGCGACGATGCTCTTCGGCGGCGGCTTTCCGCGCAGCGATCAGCCGGACGCGCGGCGGGCGGTGCAGCGGGCGATCTACGAGGTCCAGCGGAACATCGAGGACGTGCAGGCCGCGCGCTACCCCAAGCGCGTCCTTCTGTGCGACCGCGGCACCGTCGACGGCGCGGCCTACTGGCCCGATGACAGCCGGCCCGGCTTCTTCGAGGCCGTCCACTCGTCCCTCGAGGCCGAGCTGGCGCGCTACGACGCGGTCCTGTTCTTCGAGACCGCGGCCGTCGGCGGCCAGTCGATCGAGGGCGGCAACCCGACGCGCGTCGAGGACGAGGCGTACGCGATTGTCCTGGACGCGCGGCTGCGCGAGCTTTGGAGCCAGCACCCGCACTTCCTGTTCGTGCCGCACTCGGACTCGTTCCTCGGCAAGCTCAGCTTGGCGCTCGGGATGCTGCAGGCGCTCATCGCCGGTTGGAACGGCGGTCCCGGCCGGTGAGGCCGGCCATCGTCATCGTCACGGCGCTGACGATCCTGCGACTCGCCCTCGCCGCGGCCTACCCGTTCTTGGACACCGCCCTCCGCCTCCCCGCCGTCGCCGTCGGCGCCGC
This region includes:
- a CDS encoding cation-translocating P-type ATPase, which produces MSTSWHTLPPSAIATHLGVDPAAGLTDAEADRRRTAHGPNALVERAGVSAWRILAAQLKGPMVLVLVVAGAVSIVLGDVADAVAIAAIIVLNTGLGFAQEYRAERAMAALKQLAVSVVRVRRDGIVAERPAVDLVPGDVVLLEAGAVVPADGRWFEASALRVLEAILTGESEAVDKGTAALAPGESTSGVPVSGEPASGEPASGERAVGDRTNMAYKGTTVTAGRGVMVVVATGMATELGRIADLLQAVPEEATPLQRRLAQLGRGLGAAAIVVVAVVGAIGLWRGQPPALVLMTALSLAVAAVPEGLPTVVTIALSIGGQRLLARRALVRRLPAVETLGSVTAICSDKTGTLTENRMTVVVLDVAGHRVDLQERMEDDEPVLLASEREVDHPSIALLLTAAALCNDASLAPSTDTPGELRAVGDPTEGALVVAAARFGLRQEPLSAALPRTAERPFDAERKRMTTVHRVTNAATLPAAVQDALRFADGGTAPGVAFTKGAVDVVLELADRVWIDGRRAPLDEAQRARIAAAHDGLAASGMRVLGVAVRRMGPVAGIGGADGKGDDVDSATDAAMDAASEERLTFVGLCAMIDPPRPEARAAVALCRTAGIRPIMITGDHPLTALQIARQLGIADGAGAAGTATPVLTGAEVERLSPAELADAAEVTPVFARVSPEHKLRIVEALHAHGHVVAMTGDGVNDAPALKRSDIGVAMGITGTDVTKEAADIVLLDDDFATIVRAVEQGRVVYDNIRRFIKYALASNAGEIWVMVLGPLLGMPLPLLPLQILWVNLVTDGLPGLALAVEPAEPDVMTRPPRPPTESVFGRGLATHVLWVGALLGVTSLAAGWWGWRTGNAAWQTMLFTTLTFSQMGHAMAVRSERVSVFRLGVRSNWALFAAVTLTIGAQLAAIYVGTLQAVLHTVALSGGELGVCVGVGSVVFWAVEGGKGWRRRWGRSDRARVA
- a CDS encoding AAA family ATPase; its protein translation is MPTRAPSAPPPAPLPRHKDPFRIVLTGGPGGGKTTAADLLRREIGERVVVVPEAATMLFGGGFPRSDQPDARRAVQRAIYEVQRNIEDVQAARYPKRVLLCDRGTVDGAAYWPDDSRPGFFEAVHSSLEAELARYDAVLFFETAAVGGQSIEGGNPTRVEDEAYAIVLDARLRELWSQHPHFLFVPHSDSFLGKLSLALGMLQALIAGWNGGPGR